In the genome of Synergistaceae bacterium, the window TTGACTGCGATAACTGCTTTAAGGCTATTGCGTCTAATACCGCAGTCAAGAGTATATTTTGTGTTGGAGTTTACGCAAAATAAATGACATAAAAAATGACATAAAACATAAAAATGGAGGGGAATTATATGGAATATCGCATTGAAAAAGATTCTTTAGGTGAAGTCCGCGTCCCTGTGGATAAACACTGGGGAGCGCAAACTCAGCGGAGTCTCGAAAATTTCAAAATCGGAATCGAAAAAATACCGGTAGAAAGCATCTATGCTTTTGCTCTGATGAAAAAAGGTTGTGCCCTGGCCAACAAACGCCTCGGTGTTTTGGATCCTGC includes:
- the fumC gene encoding class II fumarate hydratase (class II family (does not require metal); tetrameric enzyme; fumarase C; reversibly converts (S)-malate to fumarate and water; functions in the TCA cycle), which produces MEYRIEKDSLGEVRVPVDKHWGAQTQRSLENFKIGIEKIPVESIYAFALMKKGCALANKRLGVLDPA